In a genomic window of Thermoproteus tenax Kra 1:
- a CDS encoding 30S ribosomal protein S30e, protein MPSHGSLTKAGKVRSQTPKIPPKPKRNLTPRRRNSRNYRRRIVYAAQSAEAAAE, encoded by the coding sequence ATGCCGTCCCACGGCAGTTTGACCAAGGCGGGCAAAGTGAGATCCCAGACCCCCAAGATACCCCCGAAGCCCAAGAGGAATCTGACGCCGAGGAGGAGGAACTCGAGGAACTACAGAAGGAGGATAGTCTACGCAGCCCAGTCCGCCGAGGCGGCGGCCGAGTGA